In Amycolatopsis sp. EV170708-02-1, the following are encoded in one genomic region:
- a CDS encoding bifunctional glycosyltransferase family 2/GtrA family protein has product MTAAILSGAETGRRPAIVPDGSPVLDVVIPVYNEENDLEPCIRRLHAHLAEQFPYPFRITVADNASTDGTLRVAERLSREFDAVEVRHLEEKGRGRALRAVWSTSDAPVLAYMDVDLSTDLAALGPLIAPLLSGHSDLAIGSRLARGARVVRGPKREFISRCYNLILRGTLAARFSDAQCGFKAIRADVAERLLPHIQDTGWFFDTELLVLAQKTGLRIHEVPVDWVDDPDSSVNIIATATADLKGIARLAKATMTGRIPISGLREQLGRAPIQVQAPGVAPSLVRQLVRFAAVGVASTVAYLVLFLLLRTFTGAQAANLVALLVTAIGNTALNRRLTFGIRGREGAGLHQFQGLIVFGLGLALTSGALALLHTMTAPGLALEITALVLANLAATVLRFLLLRGWVFRRRPATEMEN; this is encoded by the coding sequence ATGACAGCCGCGATCCTCTCCGGCGCCGAAACCGGCCGCCGCCCCGCCATCGTCCCGGACGGCTCTCCCGTTCTCGACGTCGTCATCCCGGTCTACAACGAGGAGAACGACCTCGAACCGTGCATCCGGAGGCTGCACGCCCATCTCGCCGAGCAGTTCCCGTACCCGTTCCGGATCACCGTCGCCGACAACGCCAGCACCGACGGCACGCTGCGCGTCGCGGAACGGCTGAGCCGCGAGTTCGACGCCGTCGAAGTCCGGCACCTCGAAGAAAAAGGCCGCGGCCGCGCGTTGCGTGCCGTTTGGTCCACTTCGGACGCTCCAGTGCTCGCCTACATGGACGTCGACCTTTCGACCGATCTGGCCGCGCTCGGGCCGCTCATCGCGCCGCTGCTGTCCGGTCACTCGGATCTCGCCATCGGCAGCAGGCTCGCCCGTGGCGCGCGGGTGGTGCGCGGGCCGAAGCGGGAGTTCATCTCCCGCTGCTACAACCTGATCCTGCGCGGCACGCTGGCGGCGAGGTTCAGCGACGCGCAATGCGGTTTCAAGGCGATCCGCGCCGACGTCGCCGAACGGCTGCTCCCCCATATCCAGGACACCGGCTGGTTCTTCGATACCGAACTGCTCGTGCTGGCACAGAAGACCGGGCTGCGGATCCACGAGGTGCCGGTCGACTGGGTGGACGACCCCGACTCGTCGGTGAACATCATCGCCACCGCGACCGCCGACCTCAAAGGCATCGCCCGGCTGGCCAAGGCCACGATGACCGGCCGCATCCCGATCAGCGGCCTGCGCGAGCAACTCGGCCGCGCGCCGATCCAGGTCCAGGCACCGGGGGTGGCGCCGAGCCTGGTGCGGCAGCTGGTGCGGTTCGCCGCCGTCGGCGTCGCCAGCACGGTCGCGTACCTCGTGCTTTTCCTGCTGCTGCGGACGTTCACCGGCGCGCAGGCGGCGAATCTCGTCGCGCTGCTGGTGACGGCGATCGGCAACACCGCGCTCAACCGGCGCCTGACCTTCGGGATCCGCGGCCGGGAAGGCGCCGGGCTGCACCAGTTCCAGGGGCTCATCGTGTTCGGTCTAGGACTCGCGCTCACCAGTGGCGCCCTGGCGCTGCTGCACACGATGACCGCGCCGGGGCTGGCGCTGGAGATCACCGCGCTCGTGCTCGCGAACCTCGCGGCCACCGTCCTGCGCTTCCTGCTGCTGCGCGGCTGGGTTTTCCGCCGCCGCCCCGCCACCGAGATGGAGAACTGA
- a CDS encoding PP2C family serine/threonine-protein phosphatase, with the protein MRELPHWHTASAQGPREHNADAVAAYAAAGGRGIVFALADGVGDHPNAAQAARTAASAAARTPVEQGAVGAVLAAQRAVLGLGGAGDCVLVVAVQTGEGYGIAWVGDARAYAWDGYTVRQVTKDHTLAQYFRDHDQPVTPRMEHVVTTSVRTAGAHEIGTATVTTGGLLLTSDGVHKTLGGPAMLDILGMPDGAATELVRTAISLGGTDNATAIVVDPPGAEVTTEKFRVAA; encoded by the coding sequence ATGAGGGAGCTTCCGCACTGGCACACGGCGAGCGCGCAGGGGCCTCGCGAACACAACGCGGACGCCGTCGCGGCGTACGCGGCGGCGGGCGGCCGCGGGATCGTGTTCGCCCTGGCCGATGGAGTCGGAGATCACCCGAACGCCGCACAAGCGGCGCGGACGGCGGCCTCGGCGGCGGCGCGGACACCGGTCGAGCAGGGGGCCGTCGGAGCCGTTCTCGCTGCTCAGCGGGCCGTGCTCGGCCTCGGCGGAGCCGGTGACTGTGTCCTCGTCGTGGCCGTCCAGACCGGCGAGGGGTATGGCATCGCGTGGGTCGGGGACGCGCGGGCGTACGCTTGGGACGGTTACACCGTGCGGCAGGTGACGAAGGACCATACGCTCGCGCAGTACTTCCGCGACCACGACCAACCCGTGACACCGCGGATGGAACACGTCGTCACCACCAGCGTCCGTACGGCCGGTGCGCACGAGATCGGCACCGCCACCGTCACGACCGGCGGGCTTCTGCTCACCAGCGACGGTGTGCACAAGACGCTCGGCGGTCCGGCCATGCTCGACATCCTCGGGATGCCGGACGGGGCGGCCACGGAGCTGGTGCGGACGGCGATCTCGCTCGGTGGCACCGACAACGCCACCGCGATCGTGGTGGATCCGCCCGGCGCGGAGGTCACCACGGAAAAGTTTCGCGTCGCGGCCTGA
- a CDS encoding DUF2127 domain-containing protein has translation MSTEKLFRIAITLKGLDGALQLVGGLVLMIVPATVISGFAHAVVTRDLLGDPEGTLARHLELAAGHFAEGRTFAVVYLVAHGLIKLGLVWALAKKVMRAYPVAAVVLSAFVVYEVFRAIHTHSLALPFFAALDVVIVVLVLREYRQLKRDRVAA, from the coding sequence ATGAGCACCGAGAAGCTGTTCCGGATCGCCATCACCCTGAAGGGGCTCGACGGCGCTTTGCAGCTGGTGGGCGGCCTCGTCCTGATGATCGTCCCGGCGACGGTCATCTCCGGATTCGCGCACGCCGTGGTCACCCGTGACCTGCTCGGCGACCCCGAGGGGACGCTGGCCCGGCACCTCGAACTCGCCGCCGGCCACTTCGCCGAGGGCCGGACGTTCGCCGTCGTGTACCTCGTCGCGCACGGCCTCATCAAGCTCGGCCTGGTCTGGGCGCTCGCGAAGAAGGTGATGCGGGCCTACCCCGTCGCCGCCGTGGTGCTCTCGGCGTTCGTGGTCTACGAGGTCTTCCGCGCGATCCACACGCATTCGCTCGCGCTGCCGTTCTTCGCCGCCCTCGACGTCGTGATCGTCGTGCTGGTGCTGCGTGAATACCGTCAGCTGAAGAGGGATCGCGTCGCGGCCTGA
- a CDS encoding glycosyltransferase family 39 protein: MTLLASRDEADRTAPPARGTPADPRWVRPSLAALLLATAVLYLWNLGESGWANAFYSAAAQAGSLSWKALFFGSSDAANAITVDKTPAALWVMSLSARLFGVDAWSVLVPQALMGVGSVALLYAAVRRTSGPAAGLLAGTVLALTPAAALMFRFNNPDALLVLLLTAGAYCVVRALEKASPRWLALAGVAVGFGFLAKMLQAFLVLPAFGLAHLIAAPTSLGKRLLHLFGALAATLVSAGWYLAVVAMWPAADRPYIGGSQENSLWELAFGYNGFGRITGDEVGSVGGNPNGGWGGTGWDRLFGDEMAGGIAWLLPAAVVALAAGLWFTRRAPRTDRGRAALIVWGGWFLVTAVVFSYMGGIIHAYYMIALAPAVAALAGIAGTQLWRARGNPAAAGTLSAGIGLTALTAYLLLSRQSGWLPGLAIAILVAGLLCAFLVFFAARLPDAARRLVAVGALATVLSGTGAYTVATAATPHSGALPSAGPDTGRGMRMGGGGLLGTSLPGDDLAALIRRDSANYTWAAATVGSNNAAGYQLGSGAPVMAVGGFNGTDPAPTLEQFQEYVRSGRIHYFLGEGMMMRGETGSDAAERIAAWVAETYEPTTVDGVTVYDLSR; the protein is encoded by the coding sequence ATGACCCTCCTCGCCTCCCGCGACGAAGCCGATCGAACCGCTCCCCCCGCCCGAGGCACGCCGGCCGATCCGCGCTGGGTCCGGCCGTCGCTGGCCGCGCTCCTGCTCGCGACCGCCGTCCTGTATCTGTGGAACCTCGGGGAATCCGGCTGGGCCAACGCTTTCTACTCCGCGGCCGCGCAGGCGGGATCGCTGAGCTGGAAGGCGTTGTTCTTCGGGTCCAGCGACGCCGCGAACGCGATCACGGTCGACAAGACACCGGCCGCGTTGTGGGTGATGAGCCTTTCCGCGCGCCTGTTCGGCGTCGACGCCTGGAGTGTCCTGGTGCCGCAGGCGCTGATGGGCGTCGGCTCGGTGGCGCTGCTGTACGCCGCGGTCCGCCGGACGTCCGGTCCGGCCGCGGGGCTGCTGGCGGGCACGGTCCTCGCGCTCACCCCGGCCGCCGCGCTGATGTTCCGCTTCAACAACCCCGACGCGTTGCTCGTCCTGCTCTTGACCGCGGGCGCGTACTGCGTCGTCCGCGCGCTGGAGAAGGCGAGCCCGCGCTGGCTGGCGCTGGCCGGGGTCGCGGTCGGGTTCGGCTTCCTCGCCAAGATGCTGCAAGCGTTCCTGGTACTACCCGCGTTCGGGCTCGCGCACTTGATCGCGGCGCCGACGTCGCTGGGCAAACGTCTGCTGCACCTGTTCGGCGCCTTGGCCGCGACCCTCGTCTCCGCGGGCTGGTATCTCGCCGTCGTCGCGATGTGGCCCGCCGCCGACCGGCCCTACATCGGTGGCTCGCAGGAGAACAGCCTGTGGGAGCTGGCTTTCGGCTACAACGGCTTCGGTCGCATCACCGGCGACGAGGTCGGCAGCGTCGGCGGAAACCCCAACGGCGGCTGGGGCGGCACGGGCTGGGACCGGTTGTTCGGCGACGAGATGGCGGGCGGGATCGCCTGGCTCCTGCCTGCCGCCGTCGTCGCGCTGGCCGCCGGCCTGTGGTTCACGCGCCGTGCCCCGCGCACCGATCGCGGGCGTGCGGCGCTGATCGTCTGGGGCGGCTGGTTCCTGGTGACCGCCGTGGTGTTCAGCTACATGGGCGGCATCATCCACGCGTACTACATGATCGCGCTCGCCCCGGCGGTCGCCGCGCTCGCCGGGATCGCGGGCACGCAGTTGTGGCGCGCACGGGGGAATCCGGCCGCCGCGGGCACCTTGAGCGCCGGGATCGGGCTGACCGCGCTGACGGCGTATCTCCTGTTGTCACGGCAATCCGGCTGGCTTCCCGGGCTGGCGATCGCGATCCTCGTGGCCGGTCTCCTGTGCGCCTTCCTGGTGTTCTTCGCCGCGCGTTTACCTGACGCGGCAAGGCGTCTGGTCGCCGTCGGCGCACTGGCGACGGTTCTGTCAGGCACCGGGGCGTACACGGTCGCGACCGCCGCCACCCCGCATTCCGGCGCTCTTCCCTCCGCCGGGCCGGATACGGGCCGGGGCATGCGGATGGGTGGCGGCGGCCTGCTCGGGACGAGCCTGCCCGGCGACGACCTGGCCGCCCTGATCCGACGGGACAGCGCGAACTACACCTGGGCGGCGGCGACCGTGGGTTCCAACAACGCCGCGGGATATCAGCTGGGCAGCGGCGCGCCGGTGATGGCCGTCGGCGGGTTCAACGGCACGGATCCGGCGCCCACGCTCGAACAGTTCCAGGAATACGTCCGAAGTGGACGGATCCACTACTTCCTCGGCGAAGGCATGATGATGCGCGGGGAGACCGGCAGCGACGCCGCCGAGCGGATCGCCGCCTGGGTCGCGGAAACCTACGAACCGACCACTGTGGACGGAGTCACCGTCTACGACCTGAGCCGGTGA
- a CDS encoding MarR family winged helix-turn-helix transcriptional regulator, whose product MSLADDAVEARAQGWRTLAALHARIEDALERALAQKHSLSVSEYTVLDVLARQDGFHLRMNQLSNAVVLSQSATTRLVSRLEDRGLLQRYLCPDDRRGIYTEVTPSGQELLAAARPTHDTVLTEALAAAEELPELAPLVAALGKLTFAGN is encoded by the coding sequence GTGTCACTGGCCGACGACGCCGTGGAGGCACGCGCGCAGGGCTGGCGGACCCTCGCCGCGCTGCACGCGCGGATCGAGGACGCGCTCGAGCGCGCGCTGGCGCAGAAGCACTCGTTGTCCGTGAGCGAGTACACCGTGCTGGACGTGCTCGCCCGTCAGGACGGTTTCCACCTGCGGATGAACCAGCTGTCGAACGCCGTCGTGCTCAGCCAGTCGGCGACCACGCGGCTGGTGTCACGGCTGGAGGACCGGGGGCTGCTGCAGCGGTACCTGTGCCCGGACGACCGGCGGGGGATCTACACGGAGGTCACGCCGTCGGGGCAGGAGCTGCTCGCGGCCGCACGGCCGACGCACGACACCGTCCTCACCGAGGCCCTCGCCGCCGCCGAGGAGCTCCCCGAACTCGCGCCTTTGGTGGCCGCGCTGGGAAAGCTCACCTTCGCCGGCAATTAG
- a CDS encoding fatty acid desaturase yields the protein MPSPRIPLPLVSVPTVLLFTGGGMVWTGATWLVVNEAAPLWVTIPLHALVTFTMFTVLHESTHHAAGRLTWVNELLGRLAMPFVAAYGSFPLVRYIHLEHHRNTNEDAHTDPDAWTAHGPCWQLPLRWLTIDFWYARFYVARQRTRPPSERAESAAVVALSLAAFAWLTVSGHGWELLMIYLIPQRVGLAVLAWWFDWLPHHDLGAQRQNRFGATRVRVGLEWLMTPIMLCQNYHLVHHLHPAIPFYRYLRTWRDNRDAYLARDVPIATPWGRELTSSEYREWRRLTGSFDEEPPAPQPLRPSRFHPLRVAEVRPLCEGAVTVTFEVPEQLRETFLFTPGQHLVIRAEVDGEEVRRAYSICSAPDSGVLRIAIKHQLGGAFSTFATTELAAGDVLDVLPPDGEFTLTPERGRAGRYVALAAGSGITPILSILTATLRNEPNSKATLLYINTSGASTMFADELGALAARLGGRLHVVHYRTDERDPDLRTQRLEKPFDIVGEALAISHERYQRGRLDGTRLRALLQARLHPAKVDDWFLCGPRDLVDMARRTLAERDVPEENVHFELFQGALPVRPSRHPGSTLTVTAGGKTVEIPATVGETVLSAALRHGVDAPYACVGGACGTCRATVVHGDARMDVHYALGDEEVAAGRILTCRAVATSPELGVDYDR from the coding sequence GTGCCCAGCCCGCGGATCCCGCTGCCGCTGGTCTCGGTGCCGACGGTGCTGCTGTTCACCGGGGGCGGCATGGTCTGGACGGGCGCCACCTGGCTGGTCGTCAACGAGGCCGCGCCGCTCTGGGTGACCATTCCCCTGCACGCGCTCGTCACCTTCACCATGTTCACCGTGCTGCACGAGTCGACGCATCACGCGGCCGGGCGGCTCACCTGGGTCAACGAACTGCTCGGCAGGCTCGCGATGCCGTTCGTGGCGGCCTACGGCTCCTTCCCGCTGGTGCGCTACATCCATCTGGAGCACCACCGCAACACCAACGAGGACGCCCACACCGACCCCGACGCCTGGACCGCGCACGGCCCCTGCTGGCAGTTGCCGCTGCGCTGGCTGACCATCGACTTCTGGTACGCCCGCTTCTACGTGGCGCGGCAGCGGACGCGGCCGCCGTCGGAGCGGGCCGAGAGCGCGGCCGTCGTCGCGCTGAGCCTCGCCGCGTTCGCCTGGCTGACCGTGAGCGGCCACGGCTGGGAACTGCTGATGATCTACCTGATCCCGCAGCGCGTCGGGCTGGCCGTGCTGGCCTGGTGGTTCGACTGGCTCCCGCATCACGACCTCGGCGCGCAGCGGCAGAACCGGTTCGGCGCGACGCGCGTCCGCGTCGGGCTCGAATGGCTGATGACGCCGATCATGCTGTGCCAGAACTACCACCTGGTGCACCATCTCCACCCCGCGATCCCGTTCTACCGCTACCTGCGCACCTGGCGGGACAACCGCGACGCCTACCTCGCCAGGGACGTCCCGATCGCGACGCCGTGGGGCCGCGAGCTGACGTCGTCGGAGTACCGCGAATGGCGACGGCTCACCGGCTCGTTCGACGAGGAACCGCCCGCACCCCAGCCCTTGCGGCCGAGCCGCTTCCACCCGCTGCGCGTCGCCGAGGTCCGGCCGCTGTGCGAGGGCGCCGTCACCGTGACCTTCGAGGTGCCGGAGCAGCTGCGCGAGACCTTCCTTTTCACCCCCGGTCAGCACCTCGTCATCCGCGCGGAGGTCGACGGGGAAGAGGTGCGGCGCGCCTACTCGATCTGCTCGGCACCGGACTCCGGCGTGCTGCGGATCGCGATCAAACACCAGCTCGGCGGCGCGTTCTCGACGTTCGCCACCACGGAACTCGCGGCGGGTGACGTCCTGGACGTCCTGCCGCCGGACGGCGAGTTCACGCTGACCCCGGAGCGGGGCCGCGCCGGCCGTTACGTCGCGCTCGCCGCGGGCAGCGGGATCACGCCGATCCTGTCGATCCTGACCGCGACCCTGCGGAACGAGCCGAACAGCAAGGCGACCCTGCTCTACATCAACACCTCCGGCGCCAGCACGATGTTCGCCGACGAGCTCGGCGCGCTCGCCGCGCGGCTGGGCGGACGGCTGCACGTCGTGCACTACCGCACCGACGAACGCGACCCGGACCTGCGCACACAACGGCTCGAAAAGCCGTTCGACATCGTCGGCGAGGCGCTGGCCATCTCGCACGAGCGGTATCAGCGCGGGCGTCTCGACGGCACCCGCCTCCGCGCGCTGCTGCAGGCACGGCTGCACCCGGCGAAGGTGGACGACTGGTTCCTGTGCGGCCCGCGCGACCTCGTCGACATGGCCCGCCGGACGCTCGCCGAACGGGACGTCCCGGAAGAGAACGTCCACTTCGAACTGTTCCAGGGCGCGCTTCCGGTCCGCCCCTCGCGGCACCCCGGCTCGACGCTGACGGTCACCGCGGGCGGGAAGACCGTCGAAATCCCCGCGACGGTGGGCGAAACCGTCCTCAGCGCCGCGCTCCGGCACGGCGTCGACGCGCCGTACGCGTGCGTCGGCGGGGCATGCGGCACGTGCCGGGCGACCGTGGTGCACGGCGACGCCCGGATGGACGTGCACTACGCGCTCGGCGACGAAGAGGTCGCGGCCGGGCGGATCCTGACCTGCCGGGCGGTGGCGACCTCTCCCGAACTGGGCGTGGACTACGACCGCTGA
- a CDS encoding glycosyltransferase family 39 protein, which yields MTTALASRVEPGHSKENATKPPERWVRPAVLGLLAATALLYFWNLTASGYGNSFYAAAVQSGTQDWKAWLFGSLDAGNVLTVDKPPAALWVTTAFARLFGFSSFTVLAPQALMGVASVGLLYLTVKRTSGPVAGLFAGAALAVTPVAALMFKFNNPDALLTLLLIAGGYCTIRAIENASPRWLALAGVAIGFGFLTKMMQAFLVLPAFGLAYLIAAPASLGKRLLHLLGAVAAVVVSAGWFIALVDLWPTDSRPYIGGSDGDSLLELALGYNGLGRIFGMGGGMVVGGPGGTVSSGGGNVGFGGESGLTRMFGASFGGEVSWLLPAALIGLVAGLWFTRRAAGTDRTRAALIVWGGWMLVTSLVFSFMSGIVHPYYAVALAPSIAAVVAISGTSLWRGRAHLAPRVFLSLMIAASAVWAYILLDRNADWLPAVRWIIVGLGLVTATVVLVGVPPMRRLVAVVATVSVLTIGLGTTAYGIETASQAHSGSIPISGPSTGAERGMGMGMEEGSSAEIGAALAATTTKWAAATSSSQSAANLELASGKSVIGIGGWSGRDPAPTLAEFQQYVANGDITYYVEGGRGGGPGGGSNEISEWVAENFSATTVGEQTVYNLLS from the coding sequence ATGACCACCGCACTCGCTTCCCGGGTGGAACCCGGCCACAGCAAGGAAAATGCCACGAAACCACCAGAACGGTGGGTCCGGCCCGCCGTTCTCGGGCTGCTCGCCGCCACCGCGCTGCTGTACTTCTGGAACCTGACCGCCTCCGGGTACGGCAACTCGTTCTACGCGGCGGCCGTGCAGTCGGGCACCCAGGACTGGAAGGCGTGGCTGTTCGGCTCCCTCGACGCCGGAAACGTGCTGACCGTCGACAAACCCCCGGCCGCGCTCTGGGTCACGACGGCGTTCGCCCGGCTCTTCGGCTTCTCCAGCTTCACCGTGCTGGCCCCACAGGCGCTGATGGGGGTGGCTTCGGTCGGTTTGCTGTATCTGACGGTGAAACGGACCTCCGGACCGGTCGCCGGCCTCTTCGCCGGGGCGGCGCTCGCCGTCACCCCGGTCGCCGCGCTCATGTTCAAGTTCAACAATCCGGACGCGCTGCTGACACTGCTGCTGATCGCGGGCGGCTACTGCACGATCCGCGCGATCGAAAACGCGAGCCCGCGCTGGCTTGCGCTGGCCGGGGTCGCCATCGGGTTTGGCTTCCTCACCAAGATGATGCAGGCGTTCCTGGTGCTGCCCGCGTTCGGGCTCGCCTACTTGATCGCGGCTCCGGCCTCGCTGGGCAAACGTCTGCTGCACTTGCTCGGCGCGGTGGCCGCGGTGGTCGTGTCGGCGGGCTGGTTCATCGCGCTGGTCGATCTGTGGCCGACCGATTCGCGGCCGTACATCGGCGGCTCGGACGGCGACAGCCTGCTCGAACTGGCCTTGGGCTACAACGGTCTCGGCCGGATCTTCGGCATGGGCGGCGGCATGGTGGTCGGCGGCCCAGGCGGCACAGTCAGCTCCGGCGGCGGGAACGTCGGCTTCGGCGGCGAGAGCGGCCTGACCCGGATGTTCGGCGCCAGCTTCGGCGGCGAAGTGTCATGGCTGCTGCCCGCCGCGCTGATCGGGCTGGTCGCGGGGCTGTGGTTCACCCGGCGGGCGGCCGGGACCGACCGGACGAGGGCCGCGCTGATCGTGTGGGGCGGCTGGATGCTCGTCACCTCGCTGGTGTTCAGCTTCATGAGCGGGATCGTGCACCCGTACTACGCCGTCGCGCTGGCGCCGTCGATCGCCGCGGTGGTGGCGATCTCCGGGACCTCGCTGTGGCGCGGCCGGGCGCATCTCGCGCCTCGGGTGTTCCTGTCGCTGATGATCGCGGCCAGCGCCGTCTGGGCGTACATCCTCCTCGACCGGAACGCGGACTGGCTGCCCGCGGTGCGCTGGATCATCGTCGGCCTCGGCCTGGTGACCGCCACCGTCGTGCTGGTGGGTGTCCCGCCGATGCGCAGGCTCGTCGCCGTCGTCGCGACGGTCTCCGTGCTGACGATCGGCCTCGGGACCACCGCGTACGGCATCGAGACCGCTTCGCAGGCGCACTCCGGCTCGATCCCGATCTCCGGCCCGTCCACCGGTGCCGAGCGCGGAATGGGCATGGGCATGGAAGAGGGGTCCTCGGCGGAGATCGGGGCCGCGCTCGCGGCGACCACGACGAAATGGGCGGCCGCGACGTCGAGTTCACAGTCGGCGGCGAACCTGGAACTGGCGAGCGGGAAGTCGGTGATCGGCATCGGAGGCTGGAGCGGCAGGGATCCCGCTCCGACGCTGGCGGAATTCCAGCAGTACGTCGCGAACGGCGACATCACCTACTACGTCGAAGGCGGCCGCGGCGGCGGGCCGGGTGGCGGTTCGAACGAGATCTCCGAATGGGTTGCCGAGAATTTCAGCGCCACCACCGTCGGCGAGCAGACGGTGTACAACCTGCTCTCGTAA
- a CDS encoding amidohydrolase — protein sequence MDDLLLRRVRIGLAGSLSDVRIEDGRIAAIAGPGQAGEASEILDGHGGTLLPGLVDAHVHTAQWSAARRRIPLGEATSAAHTVELVLAHLLAHPAPPGELVLGAGFRDGLWPDAPHKDLLQKALPGHPVALFSADLHTLWLSPAALKLLGREHPTGVLLENDCMSATAELPVAPDDVIDGWVADALDAAAARGVTKIVDYEYADTVTDWRRRLARKPLPVRVSCVIAKYLLDTAIERGHRSGDVLEGSGGLLTVGPFKLFVDGSLNTRTAYCVGHYAGTDSHGLLELPPDELEPLMRKASGHGLSPAVHAIGDHANKIALDAFANVGCAGRIEHAQLLRAEDVTRFAELGVVASVQPAHQPDDRDVADRHWHGWTDRAFPYGALHRSGVRLEFGSDAPVAPLDPWDAIASAVSRTDDDRPAWHPEQAMPLEAALAASSGGRTGVAVGDVADLVVTAVDPARLSPAGLRDIPVTATVMNGRVTYAS from the coding sequence GTGGACGATCTTCTGTTGCGCCGGGTCCGGATCGGGCTGGCGGGTTCCCTGTCGGACGTGCGGATCGAGGACGGCCGGATCGCGGCCATCGCGGGCCCGGGGCAGGCGGGTGAGGCGTCGGAGATCCTGGACGGGCACGGCGGCACCCTGTTGCCCGGACTGGTCGACGCGCATGTGCACACCGCGCAGTGGTCGGCCGCGCGCCGCCGGATCCCGCTGGGGGAGGCGACCTCCGCCGCCCACACGGTCGAGCTCGTGCTCGCCCACCTGCTGGCGCATCCCGCGCCGCCCGGCGAACTCGTCCTCGGTGCCGGGTTCCGCGACGGCCTCTGGCCCGACGCCCCGCACAAGGATCTGCTGCAGAAGGCGCTGCCCGGGCATCCGGTCGCGCTGTTCAGCGCCGACCTCCACACGCTGTGGCTCAGCCCCGCCGCGCTGAAACTCCTCGGCCGCGAGCACCCCACCGGGGTGTTGCTGGAGAACGACTGCATGAGCGCGACGGCCGAACTCCCGGTCGCCCCCGACGACGTCATCGACGGCTGGGTCGCCGACGCCCTCGACGCGGCGGCCGCCCGCGGTGTCACCAAGATCGTCGACTACGAATACGCCGACACCGTCACCGACTGGCGGCGACGGCTGGCGCGGAAACCCCTGCCGGTCCGGGTTTCCTGCGTGATCGCGAAGTACCTGCTCGACACGGCCATCGAACGCGGCCACCGCTCCGGCGACGTGCTGGAGGGCAGCGGCGGCCTGCTCACGGTGGGCCCGTTCAAGCTGTTCGTCGACGGTTCGCTGAACACGCGCACCGCGTACTGCGTGGGCCACTACGCCGGAACCGACTCCCACGGGCTGCTCGAACTGCCGCCCGACGAGCTGGAACCGTTGATGCGCAAGGCTTCCGGACACGGTCTTTCGCCCGCGGTGCACGCGATCGGCGATCACGCCAACAAGATCGCGCTCGACGCCTTCGCGAACGTCGGCTGCGCGGGGCGCATCGAGCACGCGCAACTGCTGCGTGCCGAGGACGTCACCCGCTTCGCCGAACTGGGTGTCGTGGCGAGCGTGCAGCCCGCCCATCAGCCGGACGACCGCGACGTCGCAGACCGGCACTGGCACGGCTGGACCGACCGGGCGTTCCCGTACGGCGCTCTGCACCGCTCCGGGGTACGCCTGGAGTTCGGCTCGGACGCGCCGGTCGCGCCGCTGGACCCGTGGGACGCGATCGCGTCGGCGGTCAGCCGCACCGACGACGACCGCCCGGCGTGGCACCCCGAGCAGGCCATGCCGCTGGAGGCCGCGCTCGCGGCTTCGTCCGGCGGCCGGACCGGAGTGGCCGTGGGCGACGTCGCGGATCTCGTCGTCACCGCGGTGGATCCGGCCCGGCTGTCCCCGGCCGGGCTGCGCGACATCCCCGTCACCGCCACCGTCATGAACGGCCGGGTCACCTACGCGTCGTGA